In Balaenoptera acutorostrata chromosome 3, mBalAcu1.1, whole genome shotgun sequence, the genomic stretch TAGTGGCTGAAAAATTGATTTCCTGCAAAGCCTCTCTCCAGAGTTCAGAGCAAGGGTGGGTAAACTAGAAAATCACCCAGAGGACGCCTGCGTCTCACAGGCTAGTGGTAGGCCCTCAAGTTCCACTGCAGCTGGTGGCCTGGCAGGGCTGGCTTTCCCCACACAGGGATGAGGAAGGATTATGCCGGTCCAGGGTCAGTGCGGTTACCGGTTTCTGGGCTCAGGGATGGGTCTAACCAGGGGCCCAGGGGCAGCAACTGAGGCCTTTGGCAGTCCCTGGAGGGGTTTGGGCGAGGTAGGGTGCCGTTTGCCTGCCCACAGGCTCTGCCTAGAGAAATTTCAGCCCCTCTGGGCCTTCACCATCATCTTCTTGGGGCCCTGGCACCTGCTGGAGGTGGCCTGAGTGGGGGATCTCCAGCTCTCGTTTCATCCTCATAATAACCTCTGAGGCCTGGGTGAGGCCCCTCTTATCCCTTATTTTTCTCATCACCTCTCCTGCTTACCTTTCCTTCTCACTCACTCTGTTCCAGCCATAACACACCAGCCATGCTCCTAGTCTGGGGCCTTTGCGCTGGAGGCTGTTCCCTCTTGTCTGGAATATTTTCCTCCAGACGCTGCACTGTTCTCTCCCCCACTTCCGTTCTCAAATGCCTCCTTCTCAATGGGGCTTACATTGGTCGACCTCTTTTAAgttgctttttcctttccagCAATTCCCAAATACCCTCTTACCCTGTATTTTCCCTCTTCCCCAGTACTTATCCTCTTATACACCAATTACTTACTGTCTCTTCCCCCACTAaaacataagctccatgagaatgTCTTATTTTCCTTGCTGTTTCCCCAATATTGGGGCAACGAATTAAGGAACCCATGTGTATGGTCAGGCctctcaagatggctgttctcttgctctctgtacatcccctgcctgACCAGTGCCTGTTTCACCTAAACCTTACACACATGACTGATCTTCCTTTGttcttgccccaggccccagctggggctgttcttatcaaaggggtggtgaggggcgtGCCATTCCATTGGTTTCACTCGTAACTAATGAACCCACCTGATATCaattcccctataactggtaatctcccctcccccaccatcagcTGCACACAGTGGGGcgtcactccaggaccttgcttcagacatgtaagattcctccatccattaaaccattgatgtctctgctgctgactctgggctctttcttcagtcttaaaGCTGGACAAGTGCAGGACTTGTAGGCCTGTGGCGTGCAGCCCAACAATGTGAGTAGGCATCAAGAGCCCCTTTCACAAAGAAGAAACACCTGGCCTCAGGTGGTTAAAAGGCCTTGATCTCAGCTGGTGATGGGAGGAGCCAGGGTGTGAGTATCACCCACCACTCCACCATTCTCCCTCCTTTCCGCACTTACCCAAGGTTTTCCCCGTGTACCTAGAACCAGGAGGCTGCAGGATGGCTGAGAGCCCTTCCTTTGGTGGCTAAAGGTGGGGCACCAGTGACTAAAGCCCTGAAGTTGACCTCCAGGCGTGCGCCCACGTTCAGCAAATATAGCAGGTAAAAATTTAACTTTGCATTGCCTTTTAATGGCTTCGTTAACCAAGGATTTAACCAGGtctgctgcttttgtttttatgtctttaCTTTGGGTTTTTCCAATGATTGTTTCCCTTTATGATGGGAGGACGGTAGAAAATAAGGATAACAATCCAGTTTATGAAAAAATCACAGCAACAAGCGAATTTTGTAGAATCGCGTTTGTAGTCACTGCTAGGAATGCATCTGACAGATGAAAGGCTAGCGGTCTGGGGTGGGCGCGGAGCAAAGCCTCTAGGTAACCCGTTCGATGGCTCTCTAGCGCCCTGTGCCCGGGGTGCCTCCCCTTCTCCCGCTGGTGCAGCACGGAGACGCGCCCCCGGGTAGCTCCGAGCGGCCACGCCTCCCCACGGCTGTTATTTAGACCCCCCCTCAACTGCAACCTCAGCGGTGGAGTATGGGCTAAGGGCTCTCGCCCAGCGCCAGGCGGAGAACCGGGTGCTTAGGGGAGACAGGGAAGGGTGCTGGTGTTTAGTGAGAAACACCCGAGTGTTCTCCAAGCATCTGGCCATCAAATCTTGCACTCAGCCAATGTATAAAATCGTAGTGTGGGGGAGGCGCTCGTATCCCCGTCTTGGCTGAGAATGTGGCGGCTGTCTAGGGGCTGTTGTTCAATGCAGGCCACTCCTCCCGCTCGGAGGCCCAGGGCCGGTGTCCCAGCCACGGCCCGGCCGGCCTAGCGCAGAAGCTGCTTGCGGAGGGCAGCGCCGGGCGAACGCAGGCCGCGCGGGGGCTGATCGGGGATCATGGCCGCGCTGTGCTCGGCGCGCAGCGTCAGGCGCGGGCACGCGGTGCGCAAGCGGCGCAGGCCGGCCGCGCTCACGTTGCGGCAGAAGTCCACGTGCAGCGTCTGCAGCGCCCGCCCGTGCGCCGCCACGGCCGTCAGCGTGCGGTTGGTGACGCGCGCGCAGTTCTCCAGGCGCAGCGCGCGCAGGCGCGGGCAGGAGCGCAGCAGTCGCGCCAGGCAGTCGTCGGTGACGTGGCCGCAGCCCGAGAGCGTGACGGATGCCAGGTTGGGGCACCTGCGGAGAGAACGCGGTGACCGCGGGCCGGGGCCGAGGAGGGTGCGGTTAGCGTGCTAGCTTGCGGCCGCCCCCGGTCACGCCCCTTAGCTCCCTGGTTGGTCCCCGTGCCAACTCTGGGAGACCGGGCAGGCCCTCCCgctttttacagaggaggaacgGGCTCAGAGAGTTTCGGGCACTTGCCCGCGGTGACACGCTGGGATCTGAACCGGGGCTTCTGTCCCGTGTCCTCTGTTCTTTCTGCCACTCCACCCCACCTTACTTTAATCTGCCTGGGCTCTTAGCCCCAGGAGCCCAAGCCCCGGTCCTACTGTGGACATAGGCGATGCTGATTCCAAGGAGGGTCGGCTATAGTTTCTTTGATCCTTTCAGACTTGTTGCcttgggtgggggtgaggaaagCGGTGCGGAGTGACCGCTCCAGTCTAGCTTCAAGCTGAGGCCCTGATGCTCCTGGCAGGACGGTGCAGGGAGGAAAGGGTTTCCCGTGGGGTGGCTTAGAGTCAGGCCCATTCCAACCCGTGAGGCCATCGGGGCACGCCTCTTGAGTATTCGCTCTGAGTTCTAGAGCCCTGGTTTCAGCTCAGTTGACTGAGGCAGTTACTGCATCTCCAGTGGGATGCCAGCCTGTCACAGGCCAGGATCCGGAGGTAGCTAGACCCAGGCCTGAGATGGGTACAATCAGGGACACAGGTAGCTTGTCCAGAaagctttgggggggggggtctctctGCCCCAACCTTACCAGCACCTGCTGGGGGAAAAGATCTTGAGCAAAGTTGGACTTGGCTTATTTGCGCCATGACCTTGATTAAGTCACTCGCTGAGCCTTAGTTTACCTgggggtgtgtgttgggggtgggtggcGGGGAGGGAATAATGCCTACCAGTGGGGTTGTTGTGATGATAAAGCGAGATTTGGGGTATCTGGAACCTGTACAGGATCTTCTGTAGGCTATCATAACCCATGTTTCCTGGGAGCAagcaggaccagacagcttccaGTCAAGAAGGACCTGTCTCAGGGGTGCAGGCCTTGGCTTCCTGTAGCCAGAGGGATCTGGAGTCGGGGCCACAGGGGGTTTCCCTCTCCCCATCAGCCTCCCCCGTTGCCCCTTGACTGCACCTGCCTGGGCCAGCTCAGCTCCCTTGTCCCTGAGCAAGGAGGTGAGGAACTAAAACAGACTGGGCATGGCCACATCCACACACCGAGTGCATCCTGTCTTCCCAAGTCCACACAACTTCCTAAGTCTTCATATCAACCTTCCACCCCCAATTTCATGAATGAGGAAACTGGCTCAGGGAGCTCAAGTGACTTGCCTGTGACATATTTGCTCTCTGACCCAGGACAAATGTCCAAACCTTGCTGGGCCACCTCCTCATCTGTCAGGCAGAGAAACTTACTTTCAGGGTGGTGGTAAGGATTAGGTAGGTGTTTAAGCCCCAGGGCTGTTAAATGATCCCTTCCTCTAAGAACCTTTAAAATAATCCTGATGCAGGaaaaaaccagagaaagaaaaagccagcTCCTTCCCTGCTCAGCCATCCTCAGCTTTCCTCTCACAACCCCTCTCCCCAGCTGATTGCCAGATCTAGATTTGGTGCATACTTAtcaatacctactatgtgccagtgcTCCTgtatcatttaatcctttcagCATGTGAGATAAGGTAGTTTATCccgttttacagataaagaaatgagGTTGAAAGTGTTTAAATATTTGGGCTGGGGTCACATGGTTGGACAGTAGCAGAACTGGGGGACTCAGCCCCGAGCCCTTTCCTTTTTTGGTGACATAGGGGACCCTTGCTGTACCTCGACAGTGGCCTTGGAGGTCCAGTCCACACCTTGCTGGTTTGGGGGATTAAACCTGGTTCCCCTACAACAAGAATGCAGCAGATTCGGGGCAAGTTTTCACCCCATACTTATCGCCCTCCAGTCTGATTTCTGGGCCTTGTTAAACTCATCAAAATGGCATGGTCCCATCAGGGACCAGCCCCAAGTctatcttctgttttcttctactgcctttaaaaaaaaaaaaaaagaaggaaaggtggGGCCAGGCCACTGCACTATTTCCTTCCATTCCTTGTTGGGCTGCCAGAATATAGCAGCTGTTAGACTTGGGTGGCAGCAAGCTGACTGAACCTAGCTGAACAAGGGGGAGTCTTTCCTGAAAGGCAGGACAGGACTGGTAAAGCCTCAGTGAGAGTCTGTTCTCGCATGGACCGCTCTGGGCAGGAGGCTGTGACTGTGAAGGGAGTCTCACCCATGGCTAAGCCTCTGTGGGGCTGACAGGTCAAATACAGGATGTATgtgggacagacaccaaaaaaattATTCCgtctatctgaaattcagatttagcTGGgccttttgaatttttatttgctaatatctAGCAATCCTAGACTGGGGCAAGTCACACAACCTGTCAAGAGTTCTGGCTTGCTCATTTGAAACTTAGGCTAAAACACTCTCTCCTTCAGGTTAGTGCGTTTCTAATAAGGAAACCATTATCACCACCCCTACTTCTGGAGCCTGGCTTGGTCAGCTAACCCAGAGCTGAGCACCCTAACTCTCCTTCCTCAGCCGCATTTCATAGGTCTTGGAGTTTGCTTGTTAGGGGCAGGTCAGAGGGGTGAGCTGATTGCTGAATCTAGAAACCTCTTCCTGGAGCCTGACCTTGAAAATGAAGGCCCAGCTGGACCCACCCAGCACTTAATGGCTGCCAGGGAGGACAGCCGCCTGAAACACAGGGACAGCTGAAGCCAAGTTCGTGCTCTTTGCCGAAGCAGCTCCAGGACCCGTGAGGCTAAGAGGAGGATTGGTGCCCGTTTCCCCCAGGATTTTATCCATCTTCTGGGGACTGTGCAGTGGGCAGGCCTGGAGCGTCTGCCTTGGGCCTAGTCTGAGGCTCCCTGAAGCAAAGCCGTCTTGCTCTTGTAATTTGCTCTTCCCTGACCCCCGGAAGCCTCCCAGAGCTCTGGATGCCAGCGCTGCTCAGAGGCGGCCTACCTGTCGCACACCTGGAGGAGGAAATCACTGACTAGGCTCTCGTGCCGGCTGCAGATGCTCCTCTGGAGGGCGCTCTTGAGCCAGTCCTCGATGCTGCACACCTGCACGCGGCTGGAGTGCCAGCAGATGGAGAGGCTCCTGAGCGCCGGGCTCAGGAGGAAGTTGTCCTTCTTGAGTTCTGTGAGGGAACGAAAGTGCAGCAGGGGCCAGAGTGCGGGGTCCTCAAACACATCCTGGAGCTGGGGGCAGGTCCTGGCAAGGTTCTTCCTGCTGTCCTTGTCCAGAAAGGAGAAGAGGTGTAGCAGGCACTCGCGGTTGAGCTGGGTGATGTGCATGGTGCACAGCGGCCACAGAGTGTGGCTGGAGCCCGGGGACCTGACCTCTACCTCCTGCTGCTCCTCCCCAGCTCTGGGCTGGTGGACATATATGGTTGAGGAATGGTGTTTATTTTTGGCCAACAACTGGTACTGCTGCTCTGACGAGGGGGGAAGCCCAGACCCAGACATACGTGCAGCAGTCTGTGGCTCGGCTTATGTTTCGAAGAATTGAAAATCCTGGCAGAAAAGCAGCGTATTGAAGTTAAATAGCTTCCTTAAAagggatttctttccttttagctGACCATGGTGTTAGGCGGAGAGCCCTTTTGGCATTTTCACTTGTGGTGCTGGCTAGACCACCTCTGTCTGGGCTTGCAGTCTCTACTCACTGGGAGGGACTCTAATTGTAAATAGTATCTGTTTTTGTCTCCTAGGACATCAATATGAGTCTTTTGCTCTACTCTTAGTAGGAAGCAGCCTGCTGTCTATGAAGAGCTAAGGGTGATGGTTTTGTGCTCAGAGGTGTAAGCAGAAGGCATGGGTGATGCTTTTCTCTGTTATTTTGTTCAGTAATGATGGTTTCCAGGCTAGGCTGAACTACCTTCAAATTCTGCTGCTCTCCTCCAGGCAAAGGGATTTCTTTGGTCTCCCAGTTGGCTGTATTTTTACCCTGAGCTTTTTCATAAAAGATTTGTCTTAAGTAGCTTATCTCTCCAAGGTTCTTCTGTGTGTGTCACGTTTTAAACTTAAGTTTACTTGGctttacatttttccaaatatgtGTCCCGCTGTATCTAGTCTGTATTTCCCAAAATGTCAGGTTGGATGAGGTAGCTCTTAATACAAAACTGCTTGAAACAATTTTAAGTTgaagtattttactcttttgcCCTTTAAGCCAGCCACACACCATCCTCCTTGTGAGTGATGCTTTTAGTTCCTGGAATTAAGCTGCTAGGCAAGTTGCCTGGAGGTCATTCATTAAGTTCTCCCTTCCTAAAGTAACTGAGATTTCTCAGTCCATGGATCCATTTTCTAATACTGCTTCACTCCCAGTCGTTCACCAGACCCTACCGCATTTCCCCTCCTGTGAACTCCTGGCTCTGAGtactggttggttggtttgtggGCTACGGTAGTGAGACGAGGAACCATTTTTCCTCTGCTGGACCAGGGAACACCACCTCAGTGGTTACCTTTGTCCCTTTCCCCACATAATTAGAATGGGAAGGAATGGGAATACTTTGTTTCCACTTGCGTGGAGTAACACAGATGAGGCACATACGGCAGACCCTCTTCGGGAACTAAGGCTCGATCGGACCTGGTGCAGCTTTGCCTGTAAAAGCAGAATGCAGCCTAGAGGAGAAAGAAGCCATCCTAGCCAGCTCCCTTGCGCTGAGGAGCCAGTCTCAGTGGCCCCCTGTGCCTCAGGTACCCCGCCACTGCCGAGGTAAAGTGGAAGGGGTGacttttcttaaaaacaacatGAACCAAGAAACAGCCAAAAGGAAGATGTGTTTCTCAAGGAAAGGTTAACTAGGAGCTGCTCATATTTCAAGCTAATCATTTTAATTGTTCAAATTACAGCTGACAGCCAGAGTCCCTCTTTGGGCTCTAGCTACACTCACCCACTAAAACGGTACTGCTGCACCAGAGGCGGATTTGCTAGAAAGCcttattatccccactttcccTCCCAAATCCTTTCCAAACCAGTACTTTTTAGAGGGCCGATCCCTGGAAGTAGTTGGTTCTTTCACCTTCCTAAAAGGCAGAGCCGTGTTAAGTGTGCTGGCCAGAGGGGAGAGTCATTGTGGTTCCTGGTGGCTTCCAAGCTGCACTCCCGCAGCTCTGCTCGAACAGCAAAAGGTGGGCAGGGTGAACGTTCAGAGCCTGGCCTCTTCGCTGCTTGTCCCATGGGGTTGTAGGGAGAACCCCAGAATGCAGGGTGGGTCCCTGTGCATGCCTGCCTGCAGGGAGGGATCTGGCTTACGGCCTGGGTGGTGTGACAGCAGCTCCCCCCAGCTCTTCCCTTTCCGCCTGTGGAGCTCAGCTCCGTGGCTGCAGCAGTATCTGCTATGGCCTCTGACCAGCACAGCTGCCAAAAGGAGACGTGTGACATGGGAACTGGAGGCAAAACCATTTGGGCTGCAGGCGCCTTTGTCTTCAGTTTAAGAAGACTGATAGAAACAGGCAAATAAGTAACACAGGAAAACGATGGGTGTGGACACAGGGTGGGTCTTGGGTTTTCTGCTTGTTTGCAGGGGACATAGGGGCAGAGAGGGGTGTAAagcagaatatttattttttaacaatggCACTTGTTTGCCTGTTTGGCTTTAAAAGGCAATCCTTTGCTCGGAGCCCCAAACCTAGTTCCTCTGGCTCCGAAGGAGTCAAGTGGACCTCATTTTTGTAAAATCAGTGTCACAAGGAAAGACAGGATGAAGTCACTCCGTGCGGGTGAGCTCCCTCAGGACCTGAATGCAGGCACTAGAGGAtctctcccaccacccccctgcccctccaGGTCACTCCATCTGGGCCCGTGTGCACCAGCAGCCCCAGATGGTGAGGGGTCTGTAAAAACCTACTACTACCGGTTGACTGACTCTAACGGCCTGTAGCTTGAGCTAAGTACATCATCACTTACTATGCTCCGGTGAAAGGTGTTCAGAAATAATAGTCAAAAGGAAAGAGACCAGATCTTTAATGATACTTTCCATAAAACAGTTCAGGTTGGTGAAGCAGAAAAGGGATGTGATTACAACTTAAATGAAATCAGTCACTTGCACAGTTAAACCTCTCAGCATCATACAGACTAGGTTTTAGTGGAAATGATTACGTCACACACAACCAACACTCACAGAGGGCAGTCTGGAGTCCGTCACAGTCAGACCTGAGGGGGACGGTACTGCACCCGTGAGGTGATGCACAGACCTTGGACCACAGCATGACGCCACCCACGCCCACCCCTTCCTGTTCTATGGGCACCTTCCTGCGGCCATACGCTCATCCCTTGGGACCCATGCCCTGGATGCAGGAACGGACTTTGCTCAGGAGCTTCTCCAGGGCCTGTGTGAAGAGGCCACTTCAGCAACAGGGGGGATGTGAGAAAGTTTAGGGGACGGTGGAGGTGGAAGTGGGATAAGTATATCTAAATAGACTTATGTACATACACTAAACCAATGAAGAAGAGGTTTggctttaagaaataaatatgtcCCCAACCCCAGAAACCAAGCTGCTGAGCAGGTTCCACAGGTGAGATACACATTTAACACTTAACCAGGGCCCATAGACTTTACTGGTTTTATTCTATTACATTTGTCATCACTAGACACTGAGTAGAATACAGTGGATAAGCAAAAGTTTCTCCACCATGGAGAGAGATTTGTGTTGCCACAAACTGtttctgtcacccacctgtgtgGGAGGACTTCTGAGAAAGTTTTCTTGTTCCGAGGAGCCCTGTGACTCGGCCTGAGGCCCTGCCTCAGCACTGCTCTCTGAGCGAGAAGCCACAAACATGCTAGAGACAACACGGCACAAGGGAAGAGCCCCGAAGAGCACGAAGTCAGCTTTTGAAATAGG encodes the following:
- the FBXL22 gene encoding F-box and leucine-rich protein 22; amino-acid sequence: MHITQLNRECLLHLFSFLDKDSRKNLARTCPQLQDVFEDPALWPLLHFRSLTELKKDNFLLSPALRSLSICWHSSRVQVCSIEDWLKSALQRSICSRHESLVSDFLLQVCDRCPNLASVTLSGCGHVTDDCLARLLRSCPRLRALRLENCARVTNRTLTAVAAHGRALQTLHVDFCRNVSAAGLRRLRTACPRLTLRAEHSAAMIPDQPPRGLRSPGAALRKQLLR